A genome region from Clostridium pasteurianum includes the following:
- a CDS encoding DJ-1/PfpI/YhbO family deglycase/protease has protein sequence MKNLIIFVEDNFEDIELLYPLYRLREAGYGVTVVGTGTKYNYTGIHGYVVDVDASAGEIDEDDYEGVIIPGGTAFLKLRTNVHIKNIVKHMMDNNKILGVIGYGNYVLISAKVLTSHKISCTDEMSDDVINAGGEYVRIGNYVDKNIITAKRQVNLPQFMNDVFDYLNK, from the coding sequence ATGAAAAATTTAATTATATTTGTAGAAGATAATTTTGAGGATATTGAACTTCTATATCCATTATATAGGTTAAGAGAAGCTGGATATGGTGTGACTGTAGTTGGTACTGGAACTAAATATAATTATACAGGCATACATGGTTATGTAGTTGATGTGGATGCTTCTGCAGGTGAAATTGATGAGGATGACTATGAGGGCGTTATAATCCCCGGAGGTACGGCATTCCTCAAATTAAGGACAAATGTACATATTAAAAATATAGTAAAACATATGATGGATAATAATAAGATTTTAGGAGTTATAGGTTATGGAAATTATGTTTTAATATCTGCTAAAGTTCTAACAAGTCATAAAATAAGCTGTACAGACGAGATGAGTGATGATGTTATTAATGCTGGCGGAGAGTATGTTAGAATAGGGAATTATGTTGATAAGAATATTATAACTGCAAAAAGGCAGGTTAATTTGCCGCAGTTTATGAATGATGTTTTTGATTATTTAAATAAATAA
- a CDS encoding anaerobic sulfatase maturase, translated as MLAINLLIKPASGNCNLKCKYCFYKDVTENRKEKNYGIMSHKTLEMLVKRAFEYANNIVGFAFQGGEPTLAGLDFYKNLITLQKKYNVKKIRVNNAIQTNGMVIDDEWAKFLAKNKFLVGLSLDGPKEIHDQNRMNVNGIGSYKRIEKTIESFNKYKVQYNILSVISKSVARHVEKIYKFFSKNNFKYLQFIPCLDKLGTEAGNNEYSLTPKAYGDFLKKLFDLWYTDLKSGKRISIRMFDNILQILLGMHTESCDMSGYCSANLVIEADGSCYPCDFYAFDTWNMGNITESSIKELLQGDKVKKFVNLGSGIPNDCRKCEFAYICRGGCRRYYEPADAKALGKNYFCSSYKDFYQYTILRFQELTNIVRKYRVASD; from the coding sequence ATGCTAGCTATAAATTTGTTAATCAAGCCTGCTTCAGGTAATTGTAATTTAAAATGTAAATATTGTTTTTATAAGGATGTTACAGAAAATAGAAAAGAAAAAAACTACGGAATAATGTCACATAAAACATTAGAGATGCTAGTAAAAAGGGCATTTGAATATGCAAATAATATTGTGGGCTTTGCGTTTCAAGGCGGCGAGCCTACTTTAGCTGGTCTTGATTTCTATAAAAACTTAATAACTTTGCAAAAAAAATATAATGTAAAGAAAATACGAGTAAATAATGCTATTCAAACTAATGGAATGGTAATAGATGATGAATGGGCAAAATTTCTTGCAAAAAATAAATTTCTTGTTGGTCTTTCATTAGATGGTCCTAAAGAAATACATGATCAAAACCGCATGAATGTCAATGGAATTGGAAGTTATAAAAGAATTGAAAAAACCATTGAAAGCTTTAATAAATACAAGGTACAATATAACATTTTATCTGTGATTAGTAAATCTGTAGCTAGACATGTTGAAAAAATATATAAATTTTTTAGTAAAAATAATTTTAAATACTTACAATTTATACCTTGTTTAGACAAGCTAGGTACAGAGGCAGGGAACAATGAATATTCATTAACGCCAAAAGCTTATGGGGATTTCTTAAAAAAATTATTTGATTTATGGTACACAGATCTTAAATCAGGTAAACGGATAAGTATTAGAATGTTTGATAATATTTTACAGATATTGTTAGGCATGCATACAGAATCTTGCGATATGAGTGGTTACTGTTCGGCTAATTTAGTTATAGAAGCAGATGGTTCATGCTATCCTTGTGATTTTTATGCTTTTGATACATGGAATATGGGAAATATCACAGAGAGTAGCATAAAGGAGCTATTACAAGGAGATAAGGTTAAGAAATTTGTAAATTTGGGAAGTGGTATTCCTAATGATTGTAGGAAGTGTGAATTTGCTTATATATGTAGAGGAGGTTGCAGAAGGTATTATGAACCTGCTGATGCAAAAGCTCTAGGCAAGAATTATTTTTGCTCGTCATATAAAGATTTTTATCAATATACTATTTTAAGATTTCAAGAGCTTACAAATATAGTTCGTAAATATCGTGTGGCAAGTGATTAG
- the gltX gene encoding glutamate--tRNA ligase yields the protein MAAKEVRTRFAPSPTGYMHIGNLRTALYTYLIAKHENGKFILRIEDTDQERYVEGAVDVIYKTLEMTGLKHDEGPDIGGPVGPYVQSERKNIYLDYAKKLVEKGEAYYCFCSKERLDMLKTNSEALKRPFKYDKHCLHLSKEELEEKLKAGIPYVIRQNNPLTGTTSFDDVIYGRISVDNSELDDMILIKSDGYPTYNFANVVDDHLMGITHVVRGNEYLSSAPKYNRLYEAFGWDVPIYVHCPPIMKDAHSKLSKRNGDASFQDLIAKGYLKEAVLNYIALLGWNPEGTDEILSLEDMVKHFDYTHINKSSAVFDPVKLKWMNGEYIRKLSPEEFHNYALPYYKGVITKENIDLKKISELIQTRVEVLNEIPEMIDFFNELPEYDIAMYTHKKMKTNAEISLDSLKKCLPVIEGIEDWTFDNIQSTIMNYIKELGVKNGIILWPLRTALSGKKFTPGGAFEIADIIGKEESLNRIKIGIEKLQ from the coding sequence ATGGCTGCAAAAGAAGTAAGAACACGTTTTGCACCTAGCCCTACAGGTTATATGCATATCGGAAATTTGAGAACAGCTCTATATACTTATCTTATAGCTAAACATGAAAATGGAAAATTCATTTTGAGAATAGAAGATACTGATCAAGAAAGATATGTAGAAGGTGCTGTAGACGTAATTTATAAAACACTTGAAATGACAGGTTTAAAGCACGATGAAGGTCCTGACATAGGCGGTCCTGTTGGTCCATATGTTCAAAGTGAAAGAAAAAATATTTATCTAGATTATGCTAAGAAATTAGTAGAAAAAGGTGAAGCTTATTATTGTTTCTGCTCAAAAGAAAGACTTGATATGTTAAAAACAAATTCTGAAGCTTTAAAAAGACCTTTTAAATATGATAAACACTGCCTTCATTTATCAAAAGAAGAACTAGAAGAAAAACTTAAGGCTGGTATTCCTTATGTTATAAGACAAAATAATCCACTTACTGGAACTACTAGTTTTGATGATGTTATTTATGGAAGAATTTCTGTTGATAACTCAGAGCTTGATGATATGATTCTAATAAAATCAGATGGCTATCCAACATATAATTTTGCCAATGTTGTTGATGATCATCTAATGGGCATAACACATGTTGTAAGAGGAAATGAGTATTTATCCTCAGCTCCAAAATACAATAGACTATATGAGGCTTTTGGATGGGATGTACCAATATATGTACACTGTCCTCCAATAATGAAAGATGCTCATAGTAAATTAAGTAAACGAAATGGTGATGCTTCATTCCAAGATTTAATTGCAAAAGGATATCTTAAAGAAGCAGTATTAAATTACATTGCTCTTTTAGGTTGGAATCCTGAAGGAACTGATGAAATTTTATCACTTGAAGATATGGTTAAACATTTTGACTATACTCATATAAATAAATCTTCTGCCGTATTTGATCCTGTAAAATTAAAATGGATGAATGGCGAATATATAAGAAAACTTAGCCCAGAAGAATTTCATAATTATGCACTTCCTTATTATAAGGGTGTTATAACAAAAGAAAATATCGATTTAAAGAAAATAAGTGAATTAATACAAACAAGAGTAGAAGTATTGAATGAAATTCCTGAGATGATTGATTTCTTTAATGAATTACCTGAATATGATATAGCTATGTATACTCATAAAAAAATGAAAACTAATGCTGAAATATCATTAGACAGCCTAAAAAAATGTCTTCCTGTTATTGAAGGTATAGAAGACTGGACTTTTGACAATATACAAAGCACTATAATGAACTATATTAAAGAATTAGGTGTAAAAAACGGAATTATATTATGGCCTTTAAGAACTGCCCTTTCCGGAAAAAAATTTACACCTGGTGGTGCTTTTGAAATAGCTGATATAATAGGCAAAGAAGAATCATTAAATAGAATAAAAATTGGAATTGAAAAGTTACAATAA